The Alistipes finegoldii DSM 17242 DNA segment TCACGGCGATCGATCATCGACCAAAAAAGATGCACTCCTTTGATTTCCGACTTCTCGCTGGGAATAAAAGACTCCGCAATGGTGCGGGCAAAAGTTACACTGCTCTCCATAATCATCTTATCAGCTTTCAGCGGGATGAAAATCCGCTCCAAGCCGGCAATAAGGGGTAGAACCCCCTTGGTCGCAGTAGTGCCCGGGAGATCGAAAAAAACGTAATCGTACTCCTCATCAGTAGAATCGAGGAAGGTTTTAACTGTAGTCAAGGCTGTGGCGGCCCGGCATTCAAGTACAGGCCAAATCTTCCGCCCTGTAGCTTTATACTGCCGAATCATCATCAGTTTGTAATAATCCGAGCGGTCGAGGATTTCCAACTCCCGGCGGCGCTGTTCAAGAATGCTCCACTGGGGGTAGTCGCAATCCGCGACTACAACACGCCGGCCGAGACGATAATGAAGCATTCCCGCAAGAAGAATTGTAAAAGTAGATTTCCCGACGCCGCCTTTCTGACTGCAGATAGAGATGAAATGAGGTTTGTTTTTCATAGCTGAATTCATATATTGATTCCGTTGAGTGGAATGCTGTCATTGCACTGCATGCAGGCAATGACCGCCGTGAACCCCGATCATTCATTTCACTGAATGCATCGTATTCACTGAATGCAGTGCGTGAACTGAATTCACTGCATGAACGGCCTGCTTCCAACGACCTCAATTCATACAGCGACCTGCACGCATCCACATCATCCGGCACAAAGAAAAGCAGGAATCGAAGCCCTGATTCAGTATGTCACTCAATGACACTCCCAGTCCGCAATCGTCTCTTGTGCAGTTGATTTTTTATCCCTAACATTGCACATGAGAACGATACCGCATCCGATGAGCGGCGGCACGCTGGCCGCCGCCGGGAATAATCCGCTGAATAAGCGGATTCTATCGGCGCCTGCCGATAGCGAGCTGTGTTTTTGTATGCCGCAAATATTTGCGGCATACAAAAAGGCCCGGACTCCGAAGTCGTCCGGGCTGGTTTTCGCTCCAAAGTCGCATAACCTATAAAAAAATTACTATGGCAAATGGAAAATCGGGGCGTCCGAAGGCCAAAGACCCCAAAACTCACAGGTATAATTTCAAGCTCAACGATGAACAGGAACTACATTTCCGGAAGATGCTCGAAGAAGCCGGCTACCGGGAAAACATCTCGAAATTCATCCTCGCACGTCTGTTCGGATGAGAGTTCCGGGTCTATAAAAGCGATCCTACAGGCGCAAAATATGTCGCGCGGCTGAATGATTTCTACTGGCAGTTCTCCCGAATAGGGAACAACTATAACCAGATCGTAAAGCAAGTGAACACCCACTTTTCGGAGCAGGCGATCCCCGTGCAGCTCGACATGCTCATCGGCTACACACGCCAGCTCAAAGCCCTGAGCGAAAAGATCGCATCCCTGACCGAAGAACTGCGCAAACAATGGTTGCCCGAATAAACCACGGCGCACATATCGAAGGGGTGCTTTTCTACAACAAGTTCAAGACCGACAAAGGCGAAGCACGGGTCGTCCTGTGCCACAACCTGCCCATCGTTCCCCAAGACGGCAAGATCGACATCCGCCGCCTGAGCGAAGCATTCCGCCCCTGGATGACGCATCCCCGGCCCAGACTCGGGGAACCGGTCTTTCATGTCTCGTTAAACCCCAATCCAAAAGACCGGATAGACGAGATGAAAATGCTTGAAATAGCTCATTACTACATGGAGCGCATGGGCTATGGGGATCAGCCCTATGTCATTTTCGAACACAACGACATCGAACGCAAGCATTACCACATCGTTTCGACACGGATAAAACCCGACGGCACGACGATCGACTCTTTCGAATACAAGAAACGATCGAAGGCCCTGACCGAAGAAATAGAACGCGAATTCAACCTTATTCCGACCGTTCAGGGCCAGCAGTCCGCAGCTTTCGAGGAACTGCGCAAGGTCGAATACGCGCAGAGCAACCT contains these protein-coding regions:
- a CDS encoding ParA family protein; this encodes MKNKPHFISICSQKGGVGKSTFTILLAGMLHYRLGRRVVVADCDYPQWSILEQRRRELEILDRSDYYKLMMIRQYKATGRKIWPVLECRAATALTTVKTFLDSTDEEYDYVFFDLPGTTATKGVLPLIAGLERIFIPLKADKMIMESSVTFARTIAESFIPSEKSEIKGVHLFWSMIDRRERTPLYDLYEKALAAFGLPMMQTNIPQRLRFSKELRPEGGAICRSTLFPGERSFVAECCLDSLCAEICKIVEEE